ATTTGTCTCAGATTAgtgtctttgctgattccctaggattttccaaataaacCATCATATTGTCACCAAATAGGGATAGCTTTATCTCCCCTTTACCTATCTTTgaacctttaatttctttctcttgtctaaTTGCTATTGTTAGCATTTCCCAAACTATATCAGATAATTGTGGGGAAAATGGGCATCTTTGCCTTCCTcccatatttattggaaaagattTGAGAGCTTCTACATTGCTTGATTTTGATTTTGGATACtttgattctttcctttttttttttgagattttttatttttagtttacaacacttggttctacataattttgagttcgagattttcttctttgattctttcttAACTAGAACTTAACTATTTTTCTGTGTttcattcaggaaaaaaatatgatttggggGTATAATTTGAGGTTTGCAGGGCTCTTCATccctacttttaaaattatttctcttgagatttcgAGCTCTTTTCCTTCAAATGAATTGCCATTTGCTATTGCTCTATAGGATATCCTCCCTGGTTATTTGATTGCtgttttattcagttgtttttcagtaatgtccaactctttgtgatctcatttcaattttcttgacaaagatactggagtggtttgtttgccatttccttctctagttcattttacaaatgaggaaaccgaggcaaacagggttaaataatttgcccagggccacacagctcgtaagtgtctgaggcaggatttgaactcaggaagatgcatcttcctgactccatgcctctatccactctatccactatgccacttagctgcccgaGTTTGATTGAGCtagcactaaatctgtaaatgAATTTGGGTGggatctttattatttttttattttagtagtAAATCTGAGCCATAAGCACTATATTATCTCTCCACTTATTTAAATCATTCTTTATTTCCTTGTCTAAGCATTTTGCATTGTTATCTTATCTTATTGTGTGTGtttaaagcagggattcttaacctcttttgtgctatggacccctttggtagagTGGTAAAGCTTATGGatcccttttcaaaataatgtttttaaatgcataaaataaaatacatagaattacaaaggacaccaattatataaaaatagttttgagggttttttttttaagttttggttAAGAATCTCTGACTTAGAGGGAAGCTCAAGAAAATgttctagattaaaaaaaattagaacaaattTTGAGTTTTTCCCTAGTCCTTTCTCTAATTGTCATATTGATGATGTGTCCCTGAGGCAGGGAATCTGTAAAAGTACAGTATTCATGGTTTATgattgaatttccatttcattacAGTTCCGCACTTCCTCAAGTAATCTGAGGGCTGGAGTCTGTGAGTGAGCCCCTGTTAATTTGCATTTTGGATCTTTAATACTAATAGTTCCCTCCTTCTTTAGATCAAGATGTTTTATGAAGAACATTTACACCTTGATGATGAAATTCGCTATGTCCTGGATGGAAGCGGATACTTCGATGTGAGAGATAAAGAAGACAAGTGGATCCGCATCTTCATGGAGAAAGGAGACATGATAACACTTCCAGCTGGGATTTATCATCGCTTCACCCTGGATGAAACGGTACAGAATCTGTGACTTCTCGGGttggggggttgttttttttgaaGTATAAAACAGCAAATCTTGATAACTTCTGACACAAACCCTAACAGAGCATTGTCTCTACCTGCCGGATGAAAATGCTGGTGTGTTGAGTGTTGAGTGGCATTACCTAGGGCTTATATGTCTTTTTGCCAAGGAGACAGCCTAGCATAGGTTAGTGGTCTGGAACTTGGCTGTTTATTTTATGGTAGTTTGTTTGTCTTCATGTATTCATATGtgtaggggcaactaggtggcacagtggatagagctcctgacttagagttaggaagatctgagttcaaatttggcctcagacacttagctgtgtgaccctgggcaagtcgcttaaccctgtttgcctcagtttcctcatcaataaaatgggctggagaaggaaagggaaaactactccagtatctttaccaagaaaaccccaaaaagggttcacaaagagtcagacatgactgaagacaactgaacaaaaattcaTGGTGTACCCTATGGACTATCGCTCTCTGGGCAAAATATAGCTTCTCAGTGATATAATATGCAGTAGATAACTTCACATTGTCAGGCCAAGGAATAGTGGACAAACAGGACATCATGAGTTCAgatggtcatagatttagaaatagaagggtTCTCAGAGTCTATCAAGTAGAGcaccttgattttacagatgaggaaactgaggtccagagaaattaagtagcttgcctagggtcacacagctaagctaGTAAGTGGtatgagctgggatttgaacccaggttttcctgatgccaaATCTCATGCTTTATCCATTATACTGCTTCTTGAGGCAGTTCCTTCCCTACCCAGTATTTTCTCTGACAAGTCTCAAGGACATAGTAGTGTGAGGCAATGGGAAATAGgtctatagaaatatattttgcacttTTAAAATTGAATTGGATCCAACCTGCATTTATCAGTGTTATATCAGGAATTTCCATTCCTCCTCGTCCCTAtcattttctacttttctacATTTTCCTTATCAACGGGCTAAGAGAATGTATATATCTGTCAGGGTTCCCCTCAAACGCACATTCTCAGGGAAACTCTTTCAAAAGGGCAGTAGATAGGAGGATCAAAACGTTAGTTTCGCATTTGGATTAATGCCTGCTTTTTCTGGCTTTGGCTTATTTTCATAATCTCTATAGTTAGCAATATTTGGGAGTCAGAGGTATcgatagtacaatggaaagagggctggctttggattcagaggagcctgggtttgaatcttaactcttattacctttgtgactttctagcctcagtttccccatctgttaaatgggtggggaggggtttCAGCTTGAAGTAGATCTAAGGTACCTGCTAGCTCCAGATCCATGAGCTTCTGATTCTACATTTTAATGTCTCTAGGAAGCACTTGAGATTTAGGTACTTTTGTGTTCCTGCTGCTTAAAGCTGAACTTGGTTCTGAAACAGGCTAAATAACCTCCTACAGAAAAGGAGTCTGAGAATTAACTTCTGGGGTGCTCATCTCTATTCCAACAACTCTGCTGACTGCAGTATAGAGCCTTTGGGGAACCCTTTAGGCAAGGATTAAAACACTAAGGAAGCCCATCTTAGTTTATTTCAAACAACAAATTCAGAGTTGCTATACTTCAATAATTTGTTATCTTGTTTTTCCTAGAACTATGTTAAGGCGATGAGGCTGTTTGTTGGAGAACCCGTCTGGACAGCATACAATCGTCCGGCTGATCATTTTGAAATTCGAGGACAGTATTTGCAGTTTCTGGCCCAAAGAGCATAGTGATGCTCCCCGGAGACTGACACACTACTTGGAAAAGGGCCAAACATGATAATTAAGCAATTTGTTAAtagtttctccttttcttccacgTCAAGGACTTGATTTTgagttctttccttttcaaaattgCCTTATTTAAGAAGGGAAAAGTCATTAATTCAACATGGAATGAACTGAGATTGAAGACAAatccttacttaaaaaaaaaacaataactttTTGTTTCTCTAAATATAAAGCAAGAATTCTGGTTTGGGTTTCGTGGATTCAGATAGTAGAAAATATGTCCCTAAAAGTAATAGAGTAAAATCCTTTTTTGCTAATAATCTTTTAAAAGTAGGATATTAATCCCATCCCTGGCACTGTGAAGGATAGGTGTTTATGTATCAGGTAAGCATTAGAAATTGGTTCTAATTAATTACTTAGTTAATTAGAAATCTCTTGATTCTAACTCTGAACCTTTTGGATGAAAGATACTACATGGATTCATTGTATCCCAAGTTATTAGTATTTCTATGACATGAGACATGTCAGGCACATCTACTGTTTGCCTATATCCTACAGAACCAGATCTTTCCAACATTGTAAGAAAATTTGCTTAGACTTTCCAGTGGAACTTTATTGTTTTGTGACATGGTTGTGCCTAATTTGTTAATTCTATAGAAAAATCATCATCAAACAGAAATGAACAATTCTTTGAATAAGTGCCTTATTTCCAAACAttcaaaatatttggaaatctgTCTTCATCTTGAACTTTTCAACAAGGCTTGTACTAACCAGGTCACATTCCTGCcctaaaagatgagaaaaagtgaAAGATCAAGTTCAATGAATGTCTCTTAAATTCTCTGTTTGCTAAAGTCAGCTGTCAGCTGATCAAATGATTCTCTTAGGACCCAAATACTCTCACTTACCTAAGTCATTATTCCATGTAAATAATCAAACAGAAAATGCTTAACTGCTAACTTTTTAAGATTagtcttttaaaatgtcttttgtaAAGCAAAACTTTGTAATTATTGTAGAAACTGAACATTAAAGAGAATAGAAATTCAAACATTCCTTTTATTGCCTTCTTAGCATCCTGGTGCTATACTCAGGGGCCCTGGTTTCCCATAGATTGTGCCTTCCCCAGGGAACTTAATGCCCTCCTTTGTGGAGCCATCAAGGTTCCTCTGCTTCCTTGACAGTGCCTTCACAGACCAAGGAGAGCGATGAACTGCTTAGTTAAATTATTTTGGTCTcagtgaggggaggaggagatagagggaaggaggaagaaaatttggaacttaaaattttaaaagttgaatgttaaaaattgtttttacatgtaattaggaaaaaaatattaaataaaaaatattttagtgaaAGTTAGCTGTTTTGGGGTGGGGCTACAACATGTTGTGCACAGGCGTCCTGAGTTAGCTAACCTATCAAATTTGACAATTGCTCAACACTCTAATTGCCTTTGTATTGATGAGGCCTCTCCTTTAAGCCTATTACTAATGACACTTCAAATAGTGAGGTCTTTCAGAGTTCAAGTTTTGGACTCTGCTGAAAAATCACATTTCAGTAAGGACAGTTATGTTGTTGGTGTAACAAAACACATAAAGAAACAGGATCTTGGAGTGAGGAAAAAACTGGTTAAAAAGATAATTACAGTTTATTAATTCAAGTTTAAACTAGTATCCTGCAGTACTATAATGAATTGGAataaattattaagtgcctactatgtgccaggtataatgctaaccttgtgaggtaggtactatgatGTCCCCATTTTTTTAGAagtcacttttatttatttttgcaaagcaatctggattaagtgacttgcccagggtcacagagctagtaattgtcaagtgtctgaggtcacatttgaactcaggtcctcctgactccactgcactgcctagctacTCACCCACTTCCCCCATTTTTTTATAGTAAatactgagactgagagaaggtTGCCAACCCCCAGTCATGTTTCTCTTCTTGAGGCTAAACATTGCCAATATCTTCAACTTATCCTGATTTGGTATGGTCTCAAGACCCTTTAATATGCTGGCTCCTCTTCATTGTATACTTCCAAGTTGATCAATGTGGCACCTAAtactgaatacaatattccaagtaTATTCTAATCAAAGTTGAGTGCAGTTGCCTAGTTCTTCCATACTGTGCCTCTCAATTCAGTTtaagatctcatttgatttttttttcctgctgcattcataagattatagatttaaagctagaaggaaactgaggctggcagagaTATGATCTGActagggtaacacagccagtgtctgagttaggatttccTGTTTTAGAAACCCTAATATTTTCCTTTGTCTATTACTATCAGTAAATGACATTAGAAAACCTAAAAACGGGCCACTTTGTAGTCCATTTTTAGGCTGCCCTAACACTGCAAGATTAGCCTGGTGGAAGTTGTCTGTTTTTCACAGTAGACTTGGAAGAAATCTCTAAATCATAGAcagttagaaaggatcttagaagtccACTAACACACACCCATAAAAACTCTTCACAAGTGataatccagcctctgcttgaagacttccagttaCAGAGAACTCAAAAAAGTGGATAGTGACAGGGGAGCAGGAAGGTCAAACCCTGGAGTTCTCAGGGAAGAGGAATCTGGGGTACAATTCAGGGAAGTGAAATGTCAAGGGAAGAGTTTAATATCTCAAACtgcccctccaaaaagaaaactccattaCAGCACTGAGAGCTATAGTCCATGGAATCTTCCTTACATATCCAATAAGAAGATACATTATAGTAATCTGTAAGAACAAGTTAGATTAAACATCAAACCAAAATCAATGAAGGAAAGGCAACtggttttttgaaagaaaaactcATGTTTGGATTTTTTGGAGTTATGTTGCTTttagaaatgttttattgattttttttttttgctttttataccAGTCACTTCCCAATAAAAttcacccccacccctcaaaCCCCCTGCCTTTGttgttgaggttttcttggcaaagatactatattggtttgccatttccttttccagctcattttacagatgaggaaactgaggcaaatagggttaagttacttgtccacagtcacatagctaataagtatctgaggctatatttgaactcaggaagaagagtcttcctgattccaggcccagctttctatccacttctccacctagctgcccctccccacttcccaagCCCTAAACCCttcctttttacaaataaaataaacaatccCAGCCTGTGTTGCCACCATTCTGAAAGCATAGACAACATTTGAAACCTGTAGTCTACCACCTCTCAATCAAAAAGAAATTATGTTTTTTGTTCTGGAGAGTTCCCTCAGTCAAAATAGAGAAGCTTGACTTTTCCACTGAAGGTGAGGAATTCTAGCAAGATGTCAGGAGGGTTGTCACTAAATCCAGCTGCCCTGTGCCACCTCAAAATGATGACAAATGtttgaaataaaagaagaaaaaggaggaaaagaaaggaaactcttacagggaaaaaaaaactagcaggAAAAGATGAATAAGCATAACAGAGGCCACAGTACAATGAATAAGTATAGAGCTGCTGAAAATCCCAAGGAGAGCACAAGACTACACAACAATAgctccacttttaaaaaaatttctaccttttaaacattttatttttaatttatggtatgaaacaagcatttccatatcatcatataattaaaataattgcacatgaaactgcaaatctattatatacaacttgctattccttttaaatatataatgttatcatgtaaatttcttttttttcttcccacacCCCCACCCtcgagatggctaccattagacacaaatctaagatcactgagctcatcatttcttatagcacagtagtattccatcacaatcatataccaccacttgttcagccattccccaattgacaggtatcccaaaagtttccagttctttgcta
This region of Trichosurus vulpecula isolate mTriVul1 chromosome 3, mTriVul1.pri, whole genome shotgun sequence genomic DNA includes:
- the ADI1 gene encoding 1,2-dihydroxy-3-keto-5-methylthiopentene dioxygenase, which translates into the protein MVEAWYMDDSAEDQRKPHRAEPERPVSLEQLQQLGVFYWKLDADKYEDDPELEKIRKERNYCWMDIITICKDKLPNYEEKIKMFYEEHLHLDDEIRYVLDGSGYFDVRDKEDKWIRIFMEKGDMITLPAGIYHRFTLDETNYVKAMRLFVGEPVWTAYNRPADHFEIRGQYLQFLAQRA